AGTAGTGCACCACCCATTTTTGCCAGGAAGCTACCTGTGCCACCACTACGTCCACCAGAGCCGTCAGCTCCACCTTGATCAGCGGCGGAACCTGATTGACCCAGGATCTTTTTATGCAGTTTCTTTTCGGCATAATCTTCAAGAGCGTCAGTACGGTCGCCATAGTCGGATTTTGGCATGGCATTACCAAATGCTTTTACTTCCATGCGTGATAGCCTGTCACTCAATGAGTCACTCTCATGGACCTCACCTAAGATGGCTTGCTCTAGAGCTGTTACACGAGGATAGGCAATGGGGGGAGTATCATCAGCGTCGGGAGGGGCATTGCCCTGTCCGCTTTGGGCCTGTCGCATTGCTTCCTGGTAGGCGCTGTCATCGTCAGCACTTTGATAGCCAGGACCAGGTTGAATTAACTTTTGATGACTCTTCGATTCGACATAATTTTGCAGATTGTCACTGCGTTCGCTCAGATCAGCATTGGCAGAAGCCTTACCAAAGGCTTTTACCTCCATACGAGCGAGCCGGTCGGCTAGAGCATCAGCAGGATAGGTCTTGCCGAGAATTGAGCTCTCCATTATGGCTACTCTAGGATAATTGTCACTGCTGCTGACATCTACGGCTAGAGCCGGCACGGATGCCGCAATAATCAAGCCGGGTAAGGCTAAAGATAAGGCCAGACAAAATAACGAAATGGTTTGCTTAGTGCTCACTTCTCGGTCCCAAATTTATTATGGGACCTATTTTACTATTGTCGCTCGCCCATAGCTGGCAATTTTTTCTTGTGATCCGTTCATTATTGCCATCTGAGTGCCATAGTCAAAATGCCACCATTCATGGTGATAATTTAAAAAGCCTGAGCTTGTCATGGCATGATAGAGCAGTCTTCTATTTTTACGTGCTTCGAGGGCGCTAAGTGAAGTCATAGTCAAATCCTCAAAGTAACGCGTCGACGAGACCGGGTCGACATCATCAAAGACACTACCCATAAAGAGATCCTGACCGGTGTCCACATCCTGCAAGGTCAGATCCACTGCCCCGCCCGTATTGTGAGTGGGCCAGGTGCGGTAGTCGTCCTCTTTAAAGTGTCTTGGATCTGACCAGTATTGACCGACATAAGCGACCAATTCTTGATCTTTGGCATCAGGCATGATCTGCCTTGCTATTTCTATAAAGTGATCCCAAAGCTCTTGCTGTAGTTCGATTGGTCTAAAGCCATCGAGCACCAGTAGCTCTACTCCATAACTTTTGATTTGGCTGTTGACTTGCGCTAGCTTGGTAGCCACAGTCTCTCTCAATAGCGGCACTGGCAGAGCCTTAGTAAAACTATGATGATAAGGCGCCATTTTATGGGCATAGGCAGAGCGGCTCTTGATGCCGTAATCACATACTTTAACGAGAGGCTCTTGATTGCCTTTGCTATCCAGATCTATGGGGATTTGATGGTAATCGAGAGCACTTTTAGTGGTGCTACAAATAGGTATCGCTAAATTAAACCAGTCAGAGCTGGGCTTCAGTATGGTCATATCTATTGCCTGATTGCAAACAGAGCAAAAGTACCATGTTTGCAGGTCAATTGGCTGGACTGGTTCGTTTGATAAGCTCGAAAACCACCTGGCTTAAGACTGACTAATCGCGCTTTTTGAGTAATCTTGTGTAGAGAGTCTCACAGCCGTGTTTGGTGCAACGTGTAATCTGTAGTCGTCCACCAGTGATGGCAGTGCGTATTTTATGGGTGCTAACTACTTCGCCACCAATAACGATGGCGACGGTCTTGCCCAGGTTGGTGTCCGTAAATTGTTTGAGGGGCTCGATTTGCTCGTCTTCTAGTGTCAACTGGAGACGCGGTTTGTTCGACCCCTCTTCTTTATCCTCTAAAGGTTTGCCATTTATAAGCAGTGGCACAAATGGTGCCTTTTGCAGCTTTAAAAATATTGGGGTTTCTCGTTCTAATGGTTCGAGCAATCTAAAATCGTTGAGTACAACTATTTGATTGTCTTGTAGTGGCAATAGATGTTTTTTTGCTCGGTCAGCCGCCACAACTAAATAAAGTCCATTGCTAATGGTTCGCTTTGGGTCGCTACTCCTGGCAACTGACGCAGGCACTAGTGCCGGGCTGAGGAGCATCAATAGAGCAACGAGAGCTAAGAGTCTGCGCTCAACAGAGCCAACGATTGATTTTACTGAGTGTGTGATTTTGCAAAGCGGTGTTGTCATTAGCTTGTTTGCTTTGTAATAGCCCTATATACAAGAACTTCCCCTTCAGGACGAAGGGGAAGGCATGTTGTGGTGGATTAGGTAAGGAGGAAAACAAAGCTGGACGGCTTAGGTCTTGCTCTGTCTCTCAATGATACCAGCGGGCTAAAACGGTAGCTGTTAAAAAACTTGAAGGCTCTTCAGTCACAACCGCCTGCCAGCAACTCCTTAGATTTGATTAATCAAATCTACCAATCAGGATGTCGGCCATGAAGATGAATTTGCTGACTCTTGGCTACGTCCTGGATAGAGGAAATCAAGAGCGCCCATACCGAGATTATCGAGCTTGCTCAATGACTCGCTGGAGTTAGCAAAGGCATCACTGTATGCGGTGCCAGCCTGTACTACTGTTTTGCTTTGAGCCGTTATCTTGATATTGGCTGGGCAAAATACATAGACTTGCTCGCTCAACTTGTGGAAGTCTCCATCAAGAGCAGCAGAGGCACCAGCTACGAAGTCAACGAGACGGCTGGCGTCCAGTTTCTTCATGTTTTCTAGTGAAATTGTGGTGGCAGCTCTTGAGCGTAAGCATTCGACGATTTCGATAGCCTCCTCAAAAGATACAGGTGAAAAGATGGAGATTTGAGTGCCTAATCTGGAAGGCTGAGCTTGCCTTACGGATCCCAGCGCCATCATGCGGCGATCTTGCAAGGCTGGGAAGAGATCTATCTCCCGCTTTGCGGATTTACCGTCATTGGCAAATTTAGGCTTCTCCTGAGGGCTTTCTCTATAGTCGTCAACCATGGTGGTCCCTTTTTTTGCTTGGAGATAACGGACACAAATAAAAACTGACACTGCTAATACTTATTAGCAATCATTCTAGCCATTTATAGAGATCTTGCAAGTAGTGCCGTAAGTGGTGGCGGAGGCGAAAACACAGCTACACAATATGCACTAGCTATGGTTGCATGGGCTTATTGGAGAGATATAAGGGTGATAGAAGCTGGCAAGTCTTAAAATCGTCAGCAACAGTAACCTTAATGTTGTGGGAAAAACCAGCAAAAATTGTCACCTTGTGACCAAAGCTTTCTAATATTGCGGCATCATCGGTGACACTAATACCATTTGCTCTGGCGCCTTCATGACATTGCAGAAGTAGCTTAAAAGGGGCTCCCTGCGGCGTTTGTACCGACCAGAGCTGACTGCGATCGACTGTTTCTACGATGACATCGTGATCGATTTTTTTGATAGTATCGGACACTGGCATGCCAATGGTGCAGGCACCAGATTTTTTTAGTGTACTCAAGCAATCATTAAAACTTTTGACACCAGCAAATGGACGAGCGCCATCATGGATGATGACAAGATCTGGACTATGCTCAACAAGATGATGGAGAGCATT
Above is a window of Candidatus Obscuribacter sp. DNA encoding:
- a CDS encoding cell division protein SepF; amino-acid sequence: MVDDYRESPQEKPKFANDGKSAKREIDLFPALQDRRMMALGSVRQAQPSRLGTQISIFSPVSFEEAIEIVECLRSRAATTISLENMKKLDASRLVDFVAGASAALDGDFHKLSEQVYVFCPANIKITAQSKTVVQAGTAYSDAFANSSESLSKLDNLGMGALDFLYPGRSQESANSSSWPTS
- a CDS encoding D-alanyl-D-alanine carboxypeptidase family protein, with the protein product MTILKPSSDWFNLAIPICSTTKSALDYHQIPIDLDSKGNQEPLVKVCDYGIKSRSAYAHKMAPYHHSFTKALPVPLLRETVATKLAQVNSQIKSYGVELLVLDGFRPIELQQELWDHFIEIARQIMPDAKDQELVAYVGQYWSDPRHFKEDDYRTWPTHNTGGAVDLTLQDVDTGQDLFMGSVFDDVDPVSSTRYFEDLTMTSLSALEARKNRRLLYHAMTSSGFLNYHHEWWHFDYGTQMAIMNGSQEKIASYGRATIVK
- the ispD gene encoding 2-C-methyl-D-erythritol 4-phosphate cytidylyltransferase, with the protein product MVATNPYMDSAGVGSKVAAIVVAGGSGSRFGAPLPKQFHELNGYPVYIWPISQILSMHTVMHIVITAPPEHIARVQSDLLIFSEPQRQRVSVIAGGATRQESVYNALHHLVEHSPDLVIIHDGARPFAGVKSFNDCLSTLKKSGACTIGMPVSDTIKKIDHDVIVETVDRSQLWSVQTPQGAPFKLLLQCHEGARANGISVTDDAAILESFGHKVTIFAGFSHNIKVTVADDFKTCQLLSPLYLSNKPMQP